The following DNA comes from Riemerella anatipestifer ATCC 11845 = DSM 15868.
AAATTGACCCTAATGAAATTTTACTTAAAAATACTATAAAACCCGAAAGAGTTTCAATCAGACCAAATGCTTATCCTATTTCTGTAGATTGGCATCATGAGATATATAAAACTATTGAGGATAAAGTTGTTTTCAATATAAAAGGAATTGATTATGATTTATCAAGTATAGAACTTAACACTTTTAATCCTGATAACGATAATCCATTGAGTTTTTCTTTAGATACAGATTCTGATATAATTACTTTTCAATTGAATTTGAGTGAAGTGATTGTAAATGGTAATAGATTATTCAGTTTTAATATATTAAAAACTTCAACTATAGAAGCAAATGTAAAAATGGGTTCAAAGATTTATTCGGTAATCGAATTTTTTAATGAGTTTCCACCGAAATTCTGGTTTCATGATGGTTCTAATTTACAAGGTAATGAATATGTGAAATTTAATGAAGAAATTTTAGAATATCCTAAAGAAGAAATAGAAGTTTGGAATTGGACAGGTGTAGATATTAATAAAGAATCAGAGGGGTTTGGTAATATTAATAATTCTTCAATTCAGTATTTTTGTATTGAGAAATTAATCCATGAGGATTATGATTTAATATATAATGACGATAATAGCGGAGAAATTGCAGATATAGTTGCTATAAAAAATACAGAGAAAGAAATACTTATTGATTTATTTCATTTGAAATTTGCATTAAGGGGTGTTGTTTCAAGCGAAATTAAAAATTTCTATGAAGTGTGTGGTCAAGCACAAAAATCATTAGTTTGGAAGTATAAAGAAAGTTTAGAATTCTTTAATCATTTAATGAAAAGAGAATATAAAAAGCAAAAACAAGGGCAAACAAGAATTAGAAAAGGTAATATTGAATTATTAGAAAAATTACTGTTTGAAGCTAAATGGAATAAAGAATTGAAGTTTCAAGTTATAATTGTTCAACCAGGATTTTCAAAAGAAACAGTAACTCCGCCAATTTTAAATTTGTTAGGAGTTACTTCAAACCATTTAAAAAAAGAGGGGGGAATTGATTTAAAAGTAATTTCAAGTTAACAGATAGTATAAATAATAATATCTAAAATTAATTAAGTATTGCTATTATGAAAAACAAAAAAAGTAAGAAGAAGTATCATAAAGAAGATTTGATAAATACACTGAACAGATTGTATAGGTGTCGAGATTTAGAAATTTCTAATCTTTGGCAAAGGTCAGTTTTTCTCTCTGTTTTTTTAATCCTTTGCTTTACTGCTTACGGATATTTAATATTAAATTTAGTCAAAGAAAATTATGATTTAAATACTCTAAATAAATATAATATCACTTGTTTGTTGCTATCTTCGATAAGTGTAATTTTTTCTACTATTTGGATTTTAATGGCAAAAGCCTCAAAAGCATGGTATGAAGTTTATGAATCTGCAATTTCAAGTTTTGAATATAAATATTTTGAAAAAATAAACTTGCCTGCTGAGAATATTATGGGTGAGATGATTTTTAGAAGGGAGTTAAGAAATGATAATATCTTTTCACGAAAAGGAGGTGCGTTTTCGCCATCTAAAATAAATATTGCTATTGGACAGATTAGTTTATTAATTTGGGCGATTATAATGCTTTTACACTCAGTATGTAATTTACTTCTTATACATTTAACAGAAAATAAGATAATAAATACAACTCTAACAGTAGCTATACCTTTAATGACACTTTCGATTGTATTATATATTACTTTATCTGAATATGTGAAGAGTGGGTTTCTGACAAAAAATTAATCCCTCCAAACATTCCTCCGTGTGAGGGATAGAGGCGGTATCCTTTTTTGAGGAGGAACGACGAGGAAAAAGATATAGCCGAAAGCCCGACGGCGAGACCTTTGTGCGTGGGAACTAGGAAGCCGGCACGCCCAAGTGATTTTTCTGTACTTTATCACGATTGTTTTTGGGGCTAAAATGGTCTTTTTGGAGATTAAATTGTACCTTTGTAAAACTTGAAAAATAGACACTTTTGATATGATTACAGGCGAACTTAAATCTCAAATAGATAAAATCTGGAACGACTTCTGGACGGGCGGTATCTCTAATCCGCTTACGGTGATAGAGCAGTTTACTTACCTTATTTTCTTAAAGCAACTAGATGATAAACAGACCACTATAGAGGAAGAAAAAACACTATTTGGGGCAAGTAACCACAAAGATATATATGCCTCTGAGCAAAACGAACTGAGATGGAGCTTTTTTAAAGATAAAGACCCAGAGGTAATGTTTGATATTTTTACGAAGCCAAATCCAGAGATAGATAACCTCACGGCTTTTGATTTTATGAAGACATTGGGAGCTGTTGGAGGAAAATTTTCGGAATATATGAAGGGGGCAACTTTTATGATTCCTACGCCGAATTTGCTTGACCGTGTGGTGCAACAGATTGATAAACTACCGCTGAACAGACGCGATACGAAAGGGGATTTGTATGAGTATATGCTGAGTAAAATTGCGGAAGCGGGTACGAATGGGCAGTTCCGTACACCGAGGCATATCATTAGGATGATGGTGGAGCTGATGCAACCACAACAGGAGGATACCGTCTGCGACCCTGCAATGGGAACGGCTGGTTTTCTGGTGGCTACGGGCGAATATCTGCACGAGAGGCATCAAGATTGGTTTTTGGATAAAACATTTCGGAGACATTTTAGCGAGGATATGTTTCATGGGATTGAGATTGACCCTTCTATGATGCGTATTGCTTCTATGAATTTGCAGTTGCACGGCATTGAGTCGCCAAATATCACAGGGGGTAGTGCGTTGGCAGAAAGTAATACAATTACAGGTAAATATTCGTTGATTTTAGCCAATCCACCGTTTAAGGGGGCGTTGAATTACGATGAGGTGGAGAGCAGTTTGTTGCAAGTAACGAAAACGAAAAAAACGGAGTTACTCTTTTTGTCGTTGATTTTGCGTATGCTGAAATTGGGCGGTAGAGCGGCTGTGATTGTGCCTGATGGGGTGTTGTTTGGTAATAGTACGGCGCATAAAAATATCCGTAAAGAGCTGATAGAAAATCATCAGTTGCAAGGGGTGATTTCGATGCCGAGTGGGGTGTTTAAGCCTTATGCGGGGGTGAGTACGGCAATTTTGCTTTTTACTAAAACCAACACGGGTGGTACAGAGAAAGTGTGGTTTTATGATATGACGACTGACGGGTATAGTTTGGACGACAAGCGAACTGCAAAAATTACTAACGAGCAGTTGGAGGCGTGTTTTGATACACCTGAACAAATACAATCTGAGGTAGCGGAGCATTGTGATATTCCACGAATTTTAACGGATTGGCGAAATATAGACAAGGTGGGCACCGACCGTACTCAAAAATCTTTTTTGGTAGCCAAAGCGGATATTGTGGCAAACGATTATGATTTGAGCATTAACCGATATAAAGAAATTGTTTATGAAACGATTGCTTATGAAACACCAAGTGCTATTATTACTCAAATTAAAGATTTGCAAACACAACGACAACAAGCGATGGAGGCATTGGAAAAGATGTTAAACGCTAAGATGTAAGGGAATGGAAAGAGTGAAATTAATAGATATTTGTAAACCAAAACAATGGAAAACAATATCTGGGAAAGACATTTTAGAAAAAGGGAAATATCCTGTTTATGGTGCAAATGGTAAAATAGGATTTTACAATGAATATAATCACGAAAAACCTACATTATTGATTGGATGTAGGGGGTCATGTGGCACAATACATATTTCTGAACCTTTTAGTTACACTTCAGGAAATGCAATGGCACTAGATGGTTTATCATCAAAAGTTGATATTAAGTTTCTTTTTTATTATCTAAAACAAAGAGGTTTTGATGATGTAATGAGTGGAGGAGTGCAAAAGCAAATTACTAAAGTAGGATTAGAGAAAGTTGAAATCCCCCTACCTCCATTAGTGGAGCAACAAGCTATTGCCGAAAAATTAGACCAAGCTCAAAAAATCATTGATTTAAACGAGGCGGAAGTGGCTCGCTATGATAAATTGGCTCAAGCACTTTTTATCGATATGTTTGGCGACCCTGTGCAAAATCCGAAGGGGTGGGAAGTAAAAAAGTTGGGGGAGGTTTGTACTAATATTTTGGGAGGTGGTACACCATCAAAATCAAAACCAGAGTTTTATATAGGTGATATTCCTTGGGTAACACCAAAAGATATGAAAACTAAATTTATTAGAAATAGTATTGACCACATCAATAAATTAGCTATTGAAAATAGCAGTGCTAAATTAATACCGGTAGATAGTATTTTAATGGTTATAAGAAGTGGAATATTAAAACACACTTTGCCGGTGGCTATAAACAAAGTCTCTGTTACTATTAATCAAGATATGAAAGCGTTTTTACCTAATGATAAAATTACAAATACATTATTTATGCTTTATTTCTTCAAAGTGTGTTCATATTTCCTTTTGGGGAAAGTTAGAGCTGTGACAGCGGACAATATAGAATTTAATCAAATTAAAAACTTAAATTATATCCTTCCCCCCATCACCCTTCAAAACGAATTTGCTAAGCGTATAGAGCAAATAGAATTGTTGAAAAATCAAGCACAGCAGGAATTGGAGCAAAGTAAAAATTTGTTTCAGTCTTTGTTGCAAGAAAGTTTTAAGGGGTAAATAAGCGGGAGATTTAATATATTTAGGAGAAGTTATTTTTAACATCAAGGATATAAAATGGCGTTGTAATAGTCAATAATTTTGAAAAAAAGATTATTTTTGAAACTCTCTTAGACAGGGAGAAAG
Coding sequences within:
- a CDS encoding RipA family octameric membrane protein, whose translation is MKNKKSKKKYHKEDLINTLNRLYRCRDLEISNLWQRSVFLSVFLILCFTAYGYLILNLVKENYDLNTLNKYNITCLLLSSISVIFSTIWILMAKASKAWYEVYESAISSFEYKYFEKINLPAENIMGEMIFRRELRNDNIFSRKGGAFSPSKINIAIGQISLLIWAIIMLLHSVCNLLLIHLTENKIINTTLTVAIPLMTLSIVLYITLSEYVKSGFLTKN
- a CDS encoding type I restriction-modification system subunit M; the protein is MITGELKSQIDKIWNDFWTGGISNPLTVIEQFTYLIFLKQLDDKQTTIEEEKTLFGASNHKDIYASEQNELRWSFFKDKDPEVMFDIFTKPNPEIDNLTAFDFMKTLGAVGGKFSEYMKGATFMIPTPNLLDRVVQQIDKLPLNRRDTKGDLYEYMLSKIAEAGTNGQFRTPRHIIRMMVELMQPQQEDTVCDPAMGTAGFLVATGEYLHERHQDWFLDKTFRRHFSEDMFHGIEIDPSMMRIASMNLQLHGIESPNITGGSALAESNTITGKYSLILANPPFKGALNYDEVESSLLQVTKTKKTELLFLSLILRMLKLGGRAAVIVPDGVLFGNSTAHKNIRKELIENHQLQGVISMPSGVFKPYAGVSTAILLFTKTNTGGTEKVWFYDMTTDGYSLDDKRTAKITNEQLEACFDTPEQIQSEVAEHCDIPRILTDWRNIDKVGTDRTQKSFLVAKADIVANDYDLSINRYKEIVYETIAYETPSAIITQIKDLQTQRQQAMEALEKMLNAKM
- a CDS encoding restriction endonuclease subunit S, with amino-acid sequence MERVKLIDICKPKQWKTISGKDILEKGKYPVYGANGKIGFYNEYNHEKPTLLIGCRGSCGTIHISEPFSYTSGNAMALDGLSSKVDIKFLFYYLKQRGFDDVMSGGVQKQITKVGLEKVEIPLPPLVEQQAIAEKLDQAQKIIDLNEAEVARYDKLAQALFIDMFGDPVQNPKGWEVKKLGEVCTNILGGGTPSKSKPEFYIGDIPWVTPKDMKTKFIRNSIDHINKLAIENSSAKLIPVDSILMVIRSGILKHTLPVAINKVSVTINQDMKAFLPNDKITNTLFMLYFFKVCSYFLLGKVRAVTADNIEFNQIKNLNYILPPITLQNEFAKRIEQIELLKNQAQQELEQSKNLFQSLLQESFKG